In a genomic window of Nodosilinea sp. PGN35:
- a CDS encoding DUF2281 domain-containing protein, whose amino-acid sequence MEQAIIEQALLEQVRALTPAQQQEVLDFAAFLRQKTPQPVPKPRTPGLHKDDPYWMADDFDDPLPDEFWLGEDA is encoded by the coding sequence ATGGAACAGGCCATCATAGAGCAAGCTCTACTAGAGCAAGTTCGCGCCCTTACCCCTGCACAACAGCAAGAAGTCCTAGACTTCGCCGCCTTCCTGCGCCAAAAAACGCCACAACCCGTTCCCAAACCCCGCACCCCTGGGCTTCACAAAGATGACCCGTACTGGATGGCCGACGATTTTGACGATCCGCTGCCCGACGAGTTTTGGCTCGGTGAAGACGCATGA
- a CDS encoding RNA-binding domain-containing protein: MPDPRDVFEHPANHWDFLTAPEDTEFEGQYFDRKEAGRSKLGKSFKDADLNSAIEGIKECISAFANKNKSGSLLVIGISKKGEVKGLGHLSDPQRSRLTAFNALLSDQSAQAKFFECTNDSEKQDFICLVYVPYTSRRICQTLGNHPRAWVRQGTQNICLTQEQLDQLRRDKKVVDYEQDDCCSYNSKDLDNGTFQEFRKAFLSNSSYEYDSEELLYQIGAINQDNSNYVFTNSGFLFFSANPQRVLPASYIRLLRFESNIADVDNRGLPTFDKKFTGSITKQIRDIRTFFRESGFFKLYQRRNADGGFIEEPEYPFIAIDEAIVNAVAHREYAIGLPIECFAYKDAFVVQNSGRLQQRDKDVPEFFSLEETKLNSSPRNPKLIEWLKIMRDERGAEFVRALSEGTKRMREEMKALNLPAPEYKIGESQTTVILFNKAQDRETAFRLNKQQRTTEFTNLFLLNFVSEDSQTLNLSQVSPHYKTMMASLREVLSSEGWYTDKFKFSRLIAHRQGIHLPLNPEVNKFIRFYPAYIFQIRQYFGKYYLCIDYTLEIKNIKNLFECLAHFPTEELIDSSAVVKYDGWELGRIISIDSEWTVIYLFDFKQEVQVATNKVIPNLARAQIDKVLHDSNIKFDLPRAIKEHSLALEPSSSRIRSEKTQSVAKDLVAEIFPLKINDFLCYLSPEPAALSRRQAFVDGFQVRSVPEPDVEFSHHRESKDIRNGITQFGSYSDDKKTIEIVPICGANLQGGMTTLIDRLKTGKYKYRGSERTFSTRLNYSSVITPGSVKDTLSECSRLISEHPEWKGNNALDRIFLIHIPEKGYSIDDESSPYYTVKRFLFENGIPCQMVDTSTLLNPDWKDLNLALNLVAKCGVTPWVLPGAIPDADFFIGLSYTQSRRGDYDRLMGYANVFDQYGKWQFYSGNTDTFPYSEKTKYFEDLIEETIQKLSLSETPSIYFHYSAKFSREDRSAILKAARRVKPQGKYSFIWINSHHNVRLYDSRAEGDGSLSRGDYFIASPNQIYLSTTGFNPYRKALGTPIMLEINSRVEYPENTPNSPPDLKAIAAQILSLTKLNWGSTDSLCGEPITTKYAGDIAYLTSAFLRQGASFKLHPALERTPWFI, from the coding sequence ATGCCTGACCCTAGAGACGTTTTTGAGCACCCTGCTAATCACTGGGACTTTCTCACAGCACCAGAAGATACAGAGTTTGAAGGGCAATATTTTGATCGAAAAGAGGCAGGGCGATCCAAACTAGGCAAGAGCTTCAAAGATGCCGATTTGAACAGTGCGATTGAAGGCATCAAGGAATGTATTTCAGCATTCGCCAACAAAAACAAGTCAGGCAGCTTACTAGTTATTGGCATTTCAAAAAAAGGTGAAGTTAAAGGACTTGGCCATCTATCTGATCCTCAAAGAAGTAGATTGACAGCTTTCAATGCTCTTCTATCCGATCAATCAGCTCAGGCAAAATTTTTTGAATGCACCAACGACTCTGAAAAGCAAGACTTTATTTGCTTGGTGTATGTGCCCTATACTTCACGGCGAATTTGCCAAACGCTAGGCAACCATCCTCGTGCATGGGTAAGACAAGGCACCCAAAACATCTGCCTTACCCAAGAACAATTAGACCAGCTGCGACGAGACAAAAAAGTTGTAGATTATGAGCAAGATGACTGCTGCTCCTATAATTCCAAAGATTTAGACAATGGAACATTTCAAGAGTTCCGCAAAGCGTTTTTATCCAACTCCTCCTATGAGTACGACAGCGAAGAGCTTCTCTACCAAATAGGAGCTATTAATCAAGATAATAGTAACTATGTTTTTACGAATTCAGGCTTTCTCTTCTTCTCTGCCAACCCGCAGAGAGTATTGCCTGCATCCTATATTCGGCTGCTGAGATTCGAGAGCAATATTGCAGATGTTGACAATAGAGGTTTGCCAACATTTGACAAAAAATTCACAGGTTCAATTACCAAGCAGATTAGGGATATTAGAACTTTCTTTAGAGAATCAGGTTTCTTCAAACTTTATCAGAGAAGAAATGCTGACGGCGGCTTTATTGAAGAGCCTGAATATCCTTTCATTGCAATTGATGAGGCAATCGTTAATGCAGTAGCCCATCGTGAATATGCTATTGGGCTGCCCATTGAGTGCTTCGCTTATAAAGACGCCTTTGTTGTCCAAAATTCGGGGCGGCTCCAGCAAAGGGATAAAGATGTACCCGAATTTTTCTCTCTTGAAGAGACAAAGCTAAATTCCTCACCACGAAACCCCAAATTAATTGAGTGGTTAAAAATAATGCGCGATGAGCGAGGGGCCGAATTTGTAAGAGCCCTTAGCGAAGGGACAAAGCGTATGCGTGAAGAAATGAAGGCTTTGAACCTTCCAGCTCCAGAGTATAAAATAGGAGAAAGTCAGACAACGGTGATTTTGTTTAATAAGGCGCAAGATCGAGAAACAGCTTTTCGCCTTAACAAGCAACAAAGAACCACGGAGTTTACCAATCTTTTTCTCCTAAACTTCGTTTCTGAAGATTCGCAGACCCTTAATCTTAGCCAAGTTTCGCCTCATTATAAGACAATGATGGCCTCTCTGAGAGAAGTCCTTTCAAGCGAAGGATGGTATACAGACAAATTTAAATTTAGTAGGCTGATAGCTCATCGGCAAGGCATACACCTTCCTCTAAACCCGGAGGTTAACAAATTTATCAGATTCTATCCTGCCTATATTTTTCAAATTAGGCAGTATTTTGGAAAATATTACTTATGCATTGACTACACATTGGAGATTAAAAATATAAAAAATCTTTTTGAGTGTCTTGCGCATTTTCCGACAGAGGAATTAATTGATAGTTCAGCAGTTGTAAAATATGATGGATGGGAGCTAGGGAGAATCATCTCGATTGACTCTGAATGGACTGTCATATACCTATTTGACTTCAAGCAAGAGGTTCAGGTCGCTACTAATAAGGTTATCCCCAACCTGGCAAGAGCGCAAATCGATAAAGTCTTGCATGACTCTAACATCAAATTCGATCTGCCAAGAGCCATAAAGGAACATAGCTTAGCTCTAGAACCTAGCTCTTCAAGAATTCGCTCTGAAAAAACACAGTCAGTTGCAAAAGATCTTGTGGCTGAAATATTTCCTTTAAAGATTAATGATTTTCTATGCTATCTGTCGCCAGAACCAGCAGCTCTAAGCAGACGGCAGGCTTTTGTGGACGGCTTTCAGGTTCGTAGCGTTCCAGAACCCGATGTTGAATTCAGTCATCATCGTGAGTCCAAAGATATACGAAATGGGATAACTCAATTTGGCTCATATAGTGATGACAAAAAAACGATTGAGATTGTTCCTATTTGTGGGGCAAACTTACAAGGAGGCATGACTACATTAATCGATAGGCTCAAAACTGGGAAATATAAGTATCGTGGATCTGAGCGAACATTTAGTACTCGCCTGAATTACTCCTCAGTTATTACGCCTGGCTCGGTCAAAGATACGCTTAGCGAGTGCAGTAGATTAATATCGGAGCATCCAGAGTGGAAGGGCAATAATGCACTTGATCGAATCTTTCTGATTCACATTCCTGAAAAAGGATATTCCATTGATGATGAATCTTCTCCTTACTATACTGTCAAGAGATTTCTATTTGAAAATGGTATACCCTGCCAAATGGTTGATACCTCTACGCTTCTTAACCCAGACTGGAAAGATCTCAATTTAGCTTTAAATCTAGTTGCAAAGTGTGGAGTTACGCCCTGGGTATTGCCAGGAGCAATACCTGATGCCGACTTCTTTATTGGGCTTTCTTATACACAAAGTAGGCGAGGGGACTATGATCGACTGATGGGATACGCAAACGTATTTGATCAATATGGCAAATGGCAATTTTATTCTGGCAACACCGACACTTTTCCCTATAGCGAAAAGACTAAATACTTTGAGGATCTGATTGAGGAAACTATTCAGAAATTATCTTTGTCTGAAACACCGAGTATTTATTTCCACTATTCTGCTAAGTTCTCTAGAGAAGATAGATCTGCCATACTAAAAGCTGCCCGGCGAGTTAAGCCACAAGGAAAATATTCGTTCATTTGGATAAATTCTCATCATAATGTGAGGCTTTATGATAGCCGAGCAGAAGGAGACGGTAGCTTAAGTAGAGGAGACTACTTTATTGCATCTCCAAATCAAATTTACCTCTCAACCACAGGATTTAATCCCTACAGAAAGGCACTTGGAACTCCCATAATGCTTGAAATAAATTCGAGAGTTGAGTATCCAGAGAACACCCCTAATTCTCCCCCTGATCTAAAGGCTATAGCTGCTCAGATATTGAGTCTAACAAAGCTTAATTGGGGATCCACCGATTCTCTATGTGGCGAACCTATAACAACTAAATATGCAGGAGATATTGCATATTTAACATCTGCTTTCCTGAGGCAGGGAGCTTCGTTCAAGCTTCACCCTGCATTAGAAAGAACGCCATGGTTCATCTAG
- a CDS encoding type II toxin-antitoxin system VapC family toxin, whose protein sequence is MKLLLDTHAFIWWDRDTAKLPTATLNRLQSPENQVLLSLASLWEIQIKLQLGKLTPRGNLADIVRHQQAEGNITLLPIEFSHILELEQLPQHHRDPFNRLLISQGRVELAAIVTRDAIFESYDCQAVW, encoded by the coding sequence ATGAAACTTCTACTCGACACTCATGCTTTCATTTGGTGGGACAGAGATACTGCCAAGCTTCCCACGGCGACACTTAACCGCCTCCAGTCCCCTGAGAACCAAGTGCTGTTGAGCCTTGCCAGCCTCTGGGAAATTCAAATCAAACTTCAGCTAGGCAAGCTAACCCCCAGAGGTAATCTAGCCGACATCGTCCGGCACCAGCAGGCTGAGGGTAATATCACCTTACTTCCCATCGAGTTTTCGCATATCTTAGAACTTGAACAACTCCCCCAGCACCACCGAGACCCATTTAATCGCTTACTGATTTCTCAAGGCCGAGTTGAGTTGGCTGCTATTGTTACCCGTGATGCTATCTTTGAGAGCTATGATTGCCAAGCTGTTTGGTAG
- the brxC gene encoding BREX system P-loop protein BrxC: MTIRTLFDPNRGLDRPIEKVITFAAKQEARLKAEILEYVVTDSIEDQFRKLLERMQLAMEAGGENETGVWVSGFYGSGKSSLTKYLGFAFDDRVQLDQVPFLKYLQDRFNTPQVKALLGTVAQRFPAAVVMLDLASEMLAGATMEDVSTVLYYKVLEWAGYSRNLKVATLERRIEQDERTEEFEATVKAQIPGMTWADIRNDPLAVDALIPQLAHEMYPALFPTPSAFSSSTDGFFQFEKDRVSEMIDLIRRKSGKQHILFIIDEVGQYIASRDNLILNLDGLAKNIKGQGDGKVWILATAQQTLTEDDPRASLNSDKLYKLKDRFPIQVDLEASDIKEICYRRLLGKSPSGEDALGQLFDTHGQALRHNTKLKDAKFYSADFDRTTFINLYPFLPAHFDILLRLLGALAKSTGGVGLRSAIKVIQDILIEEHNGQPPVADRTVGWLATTVTLYDSLEKDIRRAFPSIHYAAETTCAFYSDKPLHQEVAKSIAVLQILGNLPITVENVASLMHPSVDGASRLEPVRQAVEAMLQEPQVPLSEKEGALSFLSEKLREIDVERSEMALRSVDVRSILNGALRESFAPLPRATLLGSLQVSTGLKVLSGSSVQGLAGDQHPVQTLVQFVEATEYEAVRSATVEESRQRQAQTTIYALGRTDPEAQDLAEEIDRCQQIDRLYRNDPDQEVRDYCKNQSDRADRLKITLQQKLQQSLYGGSFVFRGQMTGVSTLGQDLLESARKQLSEVVEQVFDRYGEAPTRVDTSQAERFLKQTNLSAITSALDPLDLVQVVSGQPQIQTSQKAIVSIRDYIDRNGTVEGKRLIDHFGDPPFGWSPDTLRYILAAMLVAGEITLRISGREVKAVGQQAIDALKTNKSFGKVGVGLRDYKPPMEVLGRACERLTELLGESVIPLEQEISKAALKQFPKYQRDFSPLGAKLAALGVAGADRLRSLTDELAEVLLSDASDAPERLGGEDSALYENLKWAREVAKALDNGLESTIRQLQEHQREIKQLPNAGVPATLQQELAEDLSHLEQRLNRDDFYSHGADFNTLLTKMQTCVRDAVNALSEQQQQRVKQGAKDLELLPDWQTLTEEEKNNIRAELDKLLKGCPDNLAGLRELIGREYSLNMTLEQQKGKIQQLAQKRRQEQAQPVPIAGGSSVRELIPKFERSLTVPARIQSVEELVRLLAQLQEIKDSLGGYAKIDISISVQDQE, encoded by the coding sequence ATGACTATTCGCACTCTCTTTGATCCCAATCGGGGGCTGGATCGGCCCATTGAAAAAGTGATCACCTTCGCGGCTAAGCAGGAGGCGCGGCTGAAGGCTGAGATTCTTGAATACGTCGTCACCGATAGCATTGAGGATCAGTTTCGCAAGCTGCTGGAGCGGATGCAGCTGGCGATGGAAGCGGGCGGTGAGAATGAAACCGGGGTCTGGGTCTCGGGCTTCTATGGCTCCGGCAAAAGTTCGCTGACCAAGTACCTGGGCTTTGCCTTTGACGATCGCGTCCAGCTCGATCAGGTGCCGTTTCTCAAATATTTGCAGGATCGCTTCAATACTCCCCAGGTGAAGGCACTGTTGGGCACCGTGGCTCAGCGGTTTCCGGCGGCGGTGGTCATGCTGGATCTGGCCAGCGAGATGCTGGCTGGAGCCACCATGGAAGATGTTTCGACGGTGCTCTACTACAAGGTGCTGGAGTGGGCAGGCTATTCGCGCAATCTAAAGGTGGCTACCCTAGAGCGCAGAATTGAGCAAGACGAACGCACTGAGGAGTTTGAGGCGACGGTCAAAGCCCAAATACCGGGTATGACCTGGGCCGACATCCGAAACGACCCCTTGGCGGTGGATGCTCTGATTCCGCAGCTGGCCCACGAGATGTATCCAGCCCTGTTCCCCACGCCCAGTGCCTTTAGCTCCAGTACAGACGGGTTCTTTCAGTTCGAGAAAGACCGCGTCAGCGAGATGATTGACCTGATTCGGCGCAAGAGCGGTAAGCAGCACATTCTCTTCATCATCGATGAGGTGGGGCAGTACATTGCCTCGCGAGACAACCTGATTCTGAACCTGGACGGCCTGGCCAAAAACATCAAAGGCCAGGGAGATGGCAAAGTCTGGATCCTGGCGACGGCTCAGCAAACCCTAACCGAGGATGACCCACGGGCCTCTCTAAATTCTGACAAGCTCTACAAGCTCAAAGACCGTTTCCCCATCCAGGTTGACCTGGAAGCCAGCGACATTAAAGAGATTTGCTATCGTCGCCTGCTGGGGAAATCACCCAGCGGTGAAGATGCTCTGGGGCAGCTCTTTGATACCCATGGCCAGGCGCTGCGCCACAATACCAAGCTAAAAGACGCCAAGTTCTACAGCGCCGACTTCGATCGCACCACTTTCATCAACCTCTATCCCTTTCTGCCTGCCCACTTTGATATCTTGCTCAGGCTGCTGGGGGCATTGGCTAAGTCTACCGGGGGCGTGGGTCTGCGGTCAGCGATCAAAGTCATTCAAGACATTTTGATTGAGGAGCACAACGGTCAGCCGCCGGTCGCCGATCGCACCGTTGGCTGGCTGGCCACCACGGTCACCCTCTACGACTCCCTAGAAAAAGACATTCGGCGAGCCTTCCCCTCCATCCACTATGCCGCCGAAACTACTTGCGCCTTCTATAGCGATAAGCCTTTGCATCAGGAGGTGGCCAAGTCGATCGCGGTGCTGCAAATTCTCGGCAACCTGCCCATCACGGTCGAGAATGTCGCCAGCTTGATGCATCCCTCGGTGGATGGGGCATCTCGGCTGGAGCCGGTGCGCCAGGCTGTCGAAGCAATGTTGCAAGAGCCCCAGGTGCCCCTGAGTGAGAAGGAAGGCGCACTCAGCTTCTTGAGCGAAAAGCTACGGGAGATTGACGTTGAGCGATCGGAAATGGCCCTCCGTTCCGTCGATGTTCGCAGCATTCTCAATGGAGCCCTCCGAGAGAGCTTTGCCCCTTTGCCTCGGGCCACGCTGCTGGGCAGTTTGCAGGTGTCTACGGGGCTCAAGGTGCTCTCTGGCAGCAGTGTCCAGGGTTTGGCGGGCGACCAGCATCCGGTGCAAACCCTGGTGCAGTTTGTAGAGGCCACCGAATACGAGGCGGTGCGCTCGGCCACGGTTGAAGAGTCGCGGCAGAGGCAAGCTCAGACCACTATCTATGCCCTGGGGCGCACCGACCCGGAAGCCCAAGACCTGGCGGAAGAAATTGACCGTTGCCAGCAGATTGATAGGCTTTATCGTAATGACCCTGATCAGGAAGTGCGGGACTACTGCAAAAACCAAAGTGATCGCGCCGATCGCCTCAAAATTACCCTACAGCAGAAGCTTCAGCAGTCTCTCTACGGCGGCTCCTTTGTCTTTCGAGGACAAATGACTGGGGTTTCTACCCTGGGTCAAGACCTATTGGAGTCGGCCCGTAAGCAGTTGAGCGAAGTGGTTGAGCAGGTCTTTGACCGCTATGGCGAAGCGCCCACTCGGGTCGACACCAGCCAGGCCGAGAGGTTTTTGAAGCAAACTAATCTGTCGGCCATTACCTCAGCGCTGGATCCGCTAGATCTGGTGCAGGTGGTGAGTGGGCAGCCCCAGATTCAAACCAGCCAAAAGGCCATTGTCAGCATTCGCGACTATATCGATCGCAACGGCACCGTCGAAGGCAAGCGCCTGATCGACCACTTTGGCGATCCGCCCTTTGGCTGGTCACCGGATACCCTGCGCTACATTCTGGCGGCCATGCTGGTGGCTGGAGAAATTACCCTGAGAATTTCGGGCCGGGAAGTTAAGGCCGTGGGTCAGCAGGCCATTGATGCCCTTAAAACCAACAAGAGCTTCGGCAAAGTTGGGGTGGGCCTGCGCGATTACAAACCGCCGATGGAGGTACTGGGGCGGGCATGTGAACGCCTGACCGAGCTGCTGGGTGAGTCAGTCATTCCCCTAGAGCAAGAGATTTCTAAGGCGGCGCTGAAGCAGTTTCCCAAATATCAGCGGGACTTTAGCCCCCTCGGCGCTAAGCTAGCCGCCCTGGGGGTAGCCGGGGCCGATCGCCTGCGATCGCTCACCGACGAACTGGCAGAGGTGCTGTTGTCCGATGCCTCCGATGCCCCCGAGCGGTTGGGTGGAGAAGACTCGGCCCTGTACGAAAACCTGAAGTGGGCCAGGGAAGTGGCTAAAGCCCTCGATAATGGCCTAGAAAGCACCATCCGGCAGCTGCAAGAGCACCAGCGAGAGATTAAGCAGCTCCCCAATGCTGGGGTGCCCGCCACTCTACAGCAGGAGCTAGCGGAGGATCTGAGCCATCTAGAGCAGCGGCTGAACCGGGATGACTTTTATAGCCACGGTGCAGACTTCAACACGTTGCTGACCAAGATGCAGACCTGTGTGCGCGATGCGGTCAACGCGCTGAGCGAGCAGCAGCAGCAGCGGGTGAAGCAGGGGGCCAAGGATCTAGAGTTGCTGCCCGACTGGCAGACCCTGACCGAAGAGGAGAAAAACAACATCCGTGCCGAGCTAGACAAGCTGTTGAAGGGCTGCCCCGACAACCTGGCTGGTCTACGAGAGTTGATTGGGCGGGAATATTCGCTGAATATGACCCTGGAGCAGCAGAAGGGCAAAATTCAGCAGCTAGCCCAGAAACGACGGCAGGAACAAGCTCAACCAGTTCCCATTGCTGGAGGCTCCAGTGTCCGAGAACTCATCCCCAAATTTGAGCGGTCTTTAACGGTTCCAGCTCGGATTCAGTCTGTAGAGGAGTTGGTTCGCCTACTGGCTCAGTTACAGGAGATTAAAGATTCCCTGGGAGGCTATGCCAAGATTGACATCTCTATCAGTGTCCAAGATCAGGAATAA
- a CDS encoding type II toxin-antitoxin system ParD family antitoxin translates to MTIALTNTQEQLIDRLVNSGRYGSASEALDAALQLLEERERRYAEWLEEIRQKVQVGLDELERGEGIDGEIVMERLREKLRNARESAS, encoded by the coding sequence ATGACGATCGCACTCACGAACACACAAGAACAATTGATTGACCGCTTGGTCAACTCAGGTCGTTATGGCAGTGCTTCTGAAGCATTAGATGCTGCATTGCAATTGTTAGAAGAACGGGAGCGTCGTTATGCCGAGTGGCTGGAGGAAATTCGGCAAAAAGTGCAGGTTGGTCTGGATGAGTTGGAACGCGGCGAAGGGATTGATGGTGAAATTGTGATGGAGCGGTTGCGCGAAAAATTGCGGAATGCGCGTGAGTCAGCTTCATGA
- a CDS encoding type II toxin-antitoxin system RelE/ParE family toxin, translating to MSRYSISPTASRDLEEIIDYFAARDIDAGERFITEFNKKCRNLVQFPNLGRSYTELAPSLRGLALDGYIILYKPIDDGIEIVRVVSGYRDLPTLLSPPDAP from the coding sequence ATGAGCCGTTATAGCATTTCACCAACTGCCAGTCGAGACCTTGAAGAAATCATTGATTATTTCGCAGCACGGGATATTGATGCCGGAGAACGCTTTATTACAGAGTTCAATAAAAAATGTCGGAACCTGGTTCAGTTTCCCAACTTGGGGCGAAGTTATACAGAGCTTGCACCTTCCCTCAGGGGACTTGCTCTGGATGGCTACATCATCCTTTACAAACCGATTGACGATGGAATTGAAATCGTTCGGGTTGTAAGTGGCTATCGAGATTTGCCTACCCTGCTTTCACCACCGGATGCCCCATGA